The following are encoded together in the Lathyrus oleraceus cultivar Zhongwan6 chromosome 3, CAAS_Psat_ZW6_1.0, whole genome shotgun sequence genome:
- the LOC127130377 gene encoding uncharacterized protein LOC127130377 translates to MFVVYYETKFEVLSRYCPYYNCLDAEGSKCVKFENGLRPEIKEFIGYHEICRFSVLVNKCRIYDEDIRARYTYYKSVNEKKFSNQNHRKPYSNPGAKGNQKAAIENEISGGDAMFPLRCGNYGKLGHRVPECNNTTPNYGEQGHINTYYEKPKKEPGVGQNVQAKGKVFALSGVEVSRSDNLI, encoded by the coding sequence ATGTTCGTGGTTTACTATGAAACCAAGTTTGAGGTTCTATCTAGATATTGTCCATACTATAATTGTTTAGATGCTGAAGGTTCCAAGTGTGTAAAGTTTGAAAATGGGTTGCGTCCAGAGATCAAGGAGTTTATTGGATATCATGAGATTTGTCGTTTCTCAGTGttggttaataagtgcaggatcTATGATGAAGATATCAGAGCAAGATATACTTACTATAAGAGTGTGAATGAGAAGAAGTTTTCTAATCAGAATCACCGCAAGCCGTATTCAAACCCAGGGGCCAAAGGAAATCAGAAAGCTGCAATCGAAAATGAAATTAGTGGGGGAGATGCTATGTTTCCTCTAAGATGTGGAAACTATGGTAAGCTAGGTCATCGTGTTCCAGAGTGCAACAATACCACTCCAAATTATGGAGAGCAGGGTCATATAAATACCTATTATGAGAAACCGAAGAAAGAACCAGGTGTAGGTCAGAATGTCCAGGCCAAGGGGAAAGTCTTTGCTCTTAGTGGTGTTGAAGTCTCAAGATCAGATAATTTGATTTGA
- the LOC127130378 gene encoding uncharacterized protein LOC127130378, which produces MDGINDRVIDDALEAMTHVMAQANKALQANQNPNEGAGEFHGLGKYQNNNLPTFKGRYDPEGAHTWVQEIEKIFRVMACTNAQKVLFGPHMLSKEAKYWWENTHQRMEYVGTTISWNNFKNEFLDKYFPDDVRNGKEIEFLELK; this is translated from the coding sequence ATGGATGGCATAAACGACCGTGTGATTGATGATGCTCTTGAGGCAATGACTCACGTGATGGCTCAAGCCAATAAAGCTTTGCAAGCTAATCAGAATCCGAATGAAGGAGCTGGTGAGTTTCATGGACTGGGAAAATACCAAAATAATAATTTGCCTACGTTCAAGGGAAGGTATGATCCTGAAGGTGCCCATACATGGGTTcaggaaattgagaagattttcaGAGTCATGGCATGCACCAATGCTCAAAAAGTGTTATTTGGTCCTCATATGTTGTCTAAGGAAGCTAAGTACTGGTGGGAGAATACCCACCAAAGAATGGAATATGTTGGCACTACTATTAGTTGGAATAATTTTAAGAATGAGTTTTTGGACAAGTATTTTCCAGACGATGTTCGTAACGGTAAGGAGATTGAGTTCTTGGAGCTGAAGTAG
- the LOC127130376 gene encoding uncharacterized protein LOC127130376 encodes MPPKNRKYECGNDKRALDKFLIKEPQVSNESHYVDNIDVEFLDNVPIENDNLDSVPFESDNLDIVPIENDNLDSVPIVDEVNNDDVDNLEEINNDDDNVDYDIFDPRNWDRLQPKMVDLLVVKGHKSDNSIVKGPRDSLNRRFTTNLYSRALANGEMCDRDWLIYSKELDRLFCFCCKVFKNGICRGQLANEGYSDWVHVGTRIKENELGMEHVKNMTIWYEYHQRLQKFQTIDKATQKLIEKEKDHRKNVLKRVISIVKFLAKHNLAFRGSKEKLYKDSNINFWGLIEMLAEFDPIIQEHVRRVVTQKVHIHHLGHKIQNELISLLGSAIKIEIIRKIKQEKYFSMILDCTSDISHQEQMSLIIRYVDISSASVSIEESFLGFLNVNDTTGQGLFDVLQNELKELGLDLFDVRGQGYDNGSNMQGKHQGVQKRFLDMNPRAFYTPCGCHSLNLTLCDMTNSYNVKGLTPKSLSSTRWESRVESVKAIRTQMLDFTEALLEVSENDLDSKIQNEAKSLATNELGDFEFLMAIIIWFEILFAINSVSKLLQEKDMLIDVAMKNIKGLISYFEEYRETCFYKVLVNTKEIAVELNIATIFPQRQVELSEEESFRVNYILYLVDQVVVSLNKRFEQYQEYESIFGFLFTSHKLQSLDDATLKSCCSNFVQVLKHNEQSDIDGNEFFAELKLLREMLPEETIRLIDILLFLKGLDCFPNTVIAYRILLTIPVTVASAERSFSKLKLLKTYLRSTMS; translated from the exons ATGCCTCCTAAGAATAGGAAGTATGAATGTGGAAATGATAAGc GAGCTCTTGATAAATTTTTAATCAAAGAAccacaagtttcaaatgaaagtCATTATGTTGATAATATTGATGTTGAATTTCTTGATAATGTGCCcattgaaaatgataatcttgaTAGTGTGCCTTTTGAAAGTGATAATCTTGATATTGTGCCcattgaaaatgataatcttgaTAGTGTGCCCATTGTTGATGAAGTTAATAATGATGATGTTGATAATCTTGAAGAAattaataatgatgatgataatgttgaTTATGATATATTTGATCCAAGAAATTGGGATCGTCTTCAACCTAAAATGGTTGATTTATTAGTTGTGAAAGGTCATAAAAGCGATAATTCTATTGTGAAGGGTCCTAGAGATAGTTTGAATAGACGCTTTACGACTAATTTGTATAGTAGAGCTTTAGCAAATGGAGAGATGTGTGATAGAGATTGGCTTATTTATTCGAAAGAGCTTGATAGATTATTTTGTTTTTGCTGTAAAGTTTTTAAAAATGGGATTTGCAGGGGACAATTAGCAAATGAGGGTTATAGTGATTGGGTACATGTTGGTACAAGAATTAAAGAGAACGAGTTAGGTATGGAACATGTTAAAAATATGACTATTTGGTATGAGTATCATCAAAGGCTGCAAAAATTTCAAACTATTGATAAAGCGACTCAAAAATTAATTGAGAAAGAAAAGGATCACAGGAAAAATGTTTTAAAAAGAGTTATTTCAATAGTGAAGTTTCTTGCTAAACATAATTTGGCCTTTCGTGGTTCTAAGGAGAAATTGTATAAAGATAGCAATATCAATTTTTGGGGTTTGATTGAAATGTTAGCTGAATTTGACCCAATCATCCAAGAACATGTTAGACGTGTTGTAACTCAAAAAGTTCACATTCATCATCTTGGGCATAAAATACAAAATGAGTTGATTTCATTGCTTGGTTCTGCGATTAAAATTGAAATCATTAGAAAAATTAAACAGGAAAAGTATTTCTCAATGATACTTGATTGTACTTCTGATATTAGTCACCAAGAGCAGATGTCTTTGATAATAAGATATGTGGATATTTCTTCAGCTTCTGTTAGTATTGAGGAATCATTTTTAGGATTTTTGAATGTGAATGATACAACTGGTCAAGGGCTTTTTGATGTTTTACAAAATGAATTGAAAGAACTTGGTCTCGACCTATTTGATGTGAGAGGACAAGGTTATGATAATGGGTCAAATATGCAAGGAAAACATCAAGGTGTACAAAAGAGATTTTTAGACATGAATCCGAGAGCCTTTTATACTCCTTGTGGTTGTCATAGTCTTAATTTGACATTGTGTGATATGACTAACTCTT ATAATGTAAAAGGGTTGACACCAAAATCATTGTCATCCACTCGTTGGGAGAGTCGTGTAGAAAGTGTCAAAGCTATAAGAACTCAAATGTTAGATTTTACAGAAGCTTTACTTGAAGTGTCAGAAAATGATCTTGATTCTAAAATACAAAATGAAGCTAAATCCTTAGCAACAAATGAGCTTGGTGATTTTGAGTTTTTGATGGCCATAATTATTTGGTTTGAAATATTATTTGCAATTAATTCTGTTAGCAAGCTTTTACAGGAAAAAGATATGCTTATTGATGTTGCTATGAAAAACATAAAGGGGTTGATTTCATATTTTGAGGAATATAGAGAAACATGTTTTTATAAGGTATTGGTTAACACTAAGGAAATTGCGGTGGAATTGAATATTGCCACAATATTTCCTCAAAGGC AAGTCGAGCTATCAGAAGAAGAATCTTTCAGAGTTAATTATATTCTCTACCTTGTTGATCAAGTTGTTGTTTCTCTTAATAAGAGATTTGAGCAATACCAAGAGTATGAAAGTATTTTTGGTTTTTTGTTTACTTCTCACAAGTTACAATCATTGGATGATGCAACTTTGAAGTCTTGTTGTAGTAACTTTGTACAGGTATTGAAACATAATGAGCAATCTGATATTGACGGGAATGAATTTTTTGCAGAGTTGAAGTTACTAAGAGAAATGTTGCCTGAAGAAACCATAAGACTTAttgatatattattatttttgaaagGCTTGGATTGTTTTCCTAATACAGTTATTGCATATAGAATTTTATTGACTATTCCTGTAACAGTTGCTTCTGCAGAAAGAAGTTTTTCAAAATTGAAGTTGTTAAAGACTTACTTGCGGTCTACCATGTCATAG